Within Hirundo rustica isolate bHirRus1 chromosome 12, bHirRus1.pri.v3, whole genome shotgun sequence, the genomic segment TGCTGGCCTCGTGGATCTGAGTCAGTGCCCGGCACCGGTGGTCTGACCTCTGCTCcaactgctgctggcaccccagggctgctgcctgcacctgCCTGCCCTCACCAGCGGTGGGTGGCCGGCAGCGAGGCCTGACAAGGTGCTCCTAGCCCTGGAAATTCCCTCTGGCCCTGCTCTGTTCCTCAGACCTCCAGTAGGCACTGGCAGCCTGCCCGTGGCCTGTCACTGCTGCCCGTGCTGGcgtgcagggctctgctccggCTGCCAGTggctgagcagccctggggcaTGAGCGTGCTGCGGCCTGGCTCTCCTGCCGGGCCGGAGGGGCTGCCTCCAGGGTCCCTGGGCACActgcttccctctgccctgcgGTGGGGTTTGTGGCGTTTACCACCAGTTGCTGCTCTCTAAGCCCAGGGGCTGCACATTGTGCGTGTGGGGCCTTGTCCCCCCCCTGgcacccctccagccccccgggagcagggagggagatggGTGGGCAGAGTGCAAGTCTCCCTCTCATGCCCCCCCTTCTGCTTGCAGGGACTACCCCCGGTGCCGTTCGGATCCGGCCTGGCCCCCGAAGGAGCCCCGCCGCTGGCTGCGGAAGGCCTCCCCGAGCGTTTCACCAGCCCCGCCGAGCGCCCAGCCCCCTCCTACAGCAGCATGGAAGAAGTCGACTAGGGTGTTGTGGGAGGCCCGGCCTGGGGCTGTGGGCCAGGCCGGGCActggggggtggggggatggGGGGAATCGGGGTTTGTCCTGCGCTCATTAAACTCTCTGAACTCCACTCGCTTCTGCTGCCTGCTATCCCTTGGGACCCTCTGCCCCCTGGTGAGCCAGGacaccatgtccccaagtgtgCTGTTGGGACCCGCAGcaccctgctgcccccaggTGCCCTCGTGCTCCAGTGTTCCCTGGTGTGACTTGGTGCCCGCTGTCCCCTAATATCCCTCAGGGACTTGTGTTTCTTGGTGCCGCTGCCGGATGCGCTCCACAGCAGCAAGGGGGACAACAGAGTCCCCTGGTGCCTGCTGCCTCcgtgtgctctgctgctggctgcaccCTCTTGTCTCGTGTTCCCTGGTGCAAATCCTGCCGCTTTAGTTCCTCGTGTCTTCTCCTGTGCTCTGGTGCTGGTGGGGCGAGACGTGCAAGTCTCGGAGTTACGGTGCGTGTGCTGAAGTGCCTCGTCTCTCTCCCGCCTGTATTGTTGCCTGCCGTCCCTAGCGCTCCGctccctggtgtccctgggCGTGCCCTACCGCTTCGTGTCCCTCGTGCCCGGCAGCCCCGTTGCCAACGCCGTCCCCCGCTGTCCGTCGTGTTCGGAATCCCGCCGGGTGTGCCTTGTCCCCCCGTGCACCCCGCCTCGTCCCGGGGCCGGTGCCAGAGCGTCGGGACTGCAAGTCCCGTCAAGCCGCGGGCGGGTGGCGCGGCCAATGGGGCTcggggggcggcgcggccggtCGCTgcctccgccgccgcccggtGCCGCGGCGCAGAGAGCCCCGGAGCGGCCGCGCGGCgccggccccgcagcccggcTCTgagccgcccgcccggcccggcccgccccgccgcgccccgccgccctcAATGAGGTTCTTCCGACTCACCTTCAAGTGCTTCGTGGATTGCTTCTGAGCCCCCCCTCGGCCACGGAGCCGCCCCCGACCCGCCCCCGCTCCCCGGCCCCCCGCGACATGCCCCCCGTCCCCACCGACACGGCCGCCCCGCAGCCGCCCGACGCCCCCGCGACGCGacgccgccgccgcagccgcggccgccgccgccgccgctgcccccgcgGGCTCCGGTAAGCGGGGAGCGCCGGGAAGGGATGAgcttggggagggggagaggggggcCCACGGCCACGCGCGACCGCGGCGCGCCCTCTCCCGCCGCCGCGGGGTGAGTCACCTCTCTGCATTGTGACGTCACGCGCCGGCCTGACATCTGACGTCACGCCCCTACGCGCGAGAGGGGCGCGCGGGGGGGGGAGGTGCTTCCCCCCCTCCGCGCCCCCACGAGCGCGCGTGACGGCGGCGTGGGCATCCCCACTCCCCTCGTCTCGGCAGAAGGCCCCGGCGGGGCGGAGGGCGCAGAGCCCCCCACGGCGGGCGAGGAGCGAACAGTGACGGCACCACTGGTGCGACCCCCCGGTCCCCCCAAAGAGGCCGTCCCCGAACGGGAGACATGGACCCGGCAGATGGATTTCATCATGTCCTGCGTGGGCTTCGCCGTGGGGCTGGGCAACGTCTGGCGCTTCCCCTACCTGTGCTACAAGAACGGCGGAGGTGAGCCTCACGCTCGCCCCACGCCGCGGGGGTGCACTCAGCGGCGCGGGGGACCCCCCCTTTCCCGCCCCAGAGCGTGTGCCTGGGGGGCACCCCGCGCTGGGTCAGCTCGCCCTGCGCCTTCGAGGGGCTCGTGGGCCACCCCGCGGGGGTCCGGAGGCACGGGGCGGGGGGGTCGCGGGAGCCCCTCCTCTACCTGCCCGTGCTGACCTACAGCGCGGCGAGGGGAGGGCGCGGAGACGCCTTTGCCATTCGCTGTGTCCGGGCGGGCGGCGCAGAGAAACGCGGGGGGAGCAAAAGGGGGGGCCGGGGGGACGGCGGCGGCTGAGCCGGCCCCCTGCCCCCGGCCCCAGGCGTCTTCCTCATCCCCTACCTGCTCATCGTCTTCGTGGGCGGCATCCCCATCTTCTTCTTGGAGGTGGCCCTGGGACAGTTCATGAAGCAGGGGGGCATTGCTGCCTGGAACATCGCCCCCCTCTTCAAGGGTAACGCCGTGCCCCGCCTGCACCCTTTCCATGGCCCCTGCACCCTGCCCAGGGCCCCCGGCACCCTGCCTGTACCCTGACTGTGCCTCGGCTGCCCGCAGCCTGCTGAGGCTGGCAGCACCCTGCCCAcgccctgcctgctcccctgCACCTTGCCCGCGTCCCATTGCCGCCCTGTGCTGTGGCCAAGGAtggcagctgcctgcacctGTGCCCCATGGCACCCTGtgcttccctgcctgccttGCCTGCCCCTGTGGCTCCCTGCCTGCATGCTGCTGGATCCCGGGTGGCTGCTAGATCCCCACCTCAGAGGTATCTTGCTAGCTCCCCCTGGTCCTGTGCCATGCTGCCAgctgtccccaccctgtcccgtgctgcctggggctgccagTTTCCCTGTCCCGTTCCCACCAGCTCTCCCCTATCCTGTCTAGGGCTGCCAGCtttccctgtcctgtccctgtcagttctCCTCTGTCCTCCCCCATCCCTACAACACCCCACATCCCACTCCATGCTGGCTGCCAGATGCTCACAGGTGCCTGTGGGCTCTGATCTTCCCCGTGCCACAGGTTTAGGCCTGGCCTCTATGGTGATCGTCTTCTTCTGCAACTCCTACTACATTATGATCTTAGTGTGGGGGCTCTTTTACCTGGTGCATTCACTGACGGacaccctgccctgggccacCTGTGGCCACTCCTGGAACACGGAGCAGTGCACGGAGCTCTTCAACCTGGACCTGTGCCACAATGACAGCACTAATGCCACTGCCAGCACTTGGACCTTCAACTGCACCGACATGACCAATAAGCGCTCACCTGTCATTGAGTTTTGGGAGTGAGTGTGGGAACCAGGAGGGTGTCgtctggggctgggggtgtcatgctggtgctcagcacagccccactcTGCAGGAACAAGGTGCTGCGTCTCTCTGGGGGCCTCAGCGAGCCAGGGGAGATGAACTGGCAGATGATCCTCTGCTTGGTTATCACCTGGGTCGTTGTCTACTTCTGCATCTGGAAGGGTGTCAAGTCAACAGGGAAGGTAATGCTGGCAGGGGCAACACGCATCAGGGCCACTGGCATAAGAGAACGGGACTGCAACACATGGCACCACTGGCTCCTGCCCTTCTGTGCCACAGCCCACAAGGGTGGGAGGCCTCTGTCCCGCATCTGTCCAGGGGGTGCCACCAGCTGCTGGGGACATTCCCAAGCTCTGGTCCTGCTGGAACACCTGTGGCACATGACGTAGAGGCCTGGCCTGGGAGTTCTCATGGCCACCCACTGCTCTTCAGATTGTCTACTTCACGGCACTCTTCCCGTATGTTGTCCTCATCTTGCTGCTGTTCCACGGAGCAACACTGCCTGGCGCGCTGGGTGGCATCATCTACTACCTGAAACCTGACTGGTCCAAGCTGGTTGAGGCACAGGTGAGGGCAgtggggaaggcagcagggagggcagcagggagtTGCTAGACAACCCCTGGCACCCCCATCACTCCCTGACGCCTTCCCTCACACCCCAGGTCTGGATTGATGCTGGCACCCAGGTCTTCTTCTCCTATGCCATCGGGCTGGGCGCCCTGACCGCACTGGGCAGCTACAACCGCTTCCACAACAACTGCTACAGGTAGGGCTATGCCAGCTGCAGGCAATCCCCCTGGTGTGTCCCAGTGACCCCATGGTGTGTCCCCCAGTGCCCCGCAGCACTTCCTTAGATGCTGTGCCCACAGGGATGCCTACATCTTGGCTGTGATCAACAGCTGCACCAGCTTCTTTGCTGGCTTCGTTGTCTTCTCCGTGCTCGGCTTCATGGCCTCTGAGCAAGGCGTAGACATCTCCATGGTGGCCGAGTCTGGTGAGTGATGGATGGTGGGTGCCAGCTGTGTCTTCTGTGTCAGCCCTTGAGTGGCATTGCTGACCCCAGTCTCCTGCAGGTCCCGGGCTGGCTTTCATCGCCTACCCCAAAGCTGTGACACTGATGCCCTTGTCCCCTCTGTGGGCCACGCTCTTTTTCACCATGCTCCTCGTGCTGGGGCTGGACAGCCAGGTGCTGTGGCAACGAGGGAGATGGGGAACAGGGAGATGATGGGTGGCACGTCCCCACTGAGCCCTGCTTTGTGCCACAGTTTGTCGGTGTCGAGGGTTTCATCACGGGCATCCTGGACCTGTTCCCCCAGCCGGGGGCTGGCTCGCTGCGCCGTGAGATCACCGCTGCGCTCTGCTGCGTTATCTGCTGCCTCATTGACCTCTCCATGGTCACACAGGTGGGGGACACAGCTGGCCAGCCCCACGCTGGCCACCCGCGCCTGTTCCTGAGGCATCACCTCCCTTGCGGTCCCACTGTGGTTTGGGAGCTCGCTGGGGTTGCTGCCCCCATGTCAGTGGAgctgcccatggcatgggggTCTCTGTGGCATAGGGGTGCTGTGGAGCCAGGTGCCCATGGCATGCAGGGTGTCCATGCCGGGCAAGGGACCGGTGCTGGCAAGGCTGTGACTGCCAGTGCAGGGCAGCCAGCACAAACCTGGTGACATGGGCACCTTCCTGGCAGGGCGGCATGTACGTATTCCAGCTCTTCGACAACTACTCGGCCAGCGGGATCACGCTGCTGTGGCAGGCTTTCTGGGAGTGCGTGGTCATTGCCTGGGTCTATGGTGAGGCaagggggacacggggagggggACACAAGGGGGACAGAAGTGCCCCAGCTGAcgccctcctccctgcaggtgcCGACCGCTTCATGGACGACGTGGCCCGTATGATCGGCTACCGGCCCCTGCCGGTCATGAAGTGGTGCTGGGCTGTAGTGACGCCGCTGGTCTGCGTGGTGAGCACGGCCACCGCGCGTGGGGACACGCGTGTGCCACCGCCCCCGGCTGTGCCGCGGGCACTGAGCGCCCCCCGCCGGCCGCTCTGGGCACACGCGCGTCACGGCCGTGGGGCGAACACGCACCTCGGGGGCTACGGCGGTGACACGCGTGGGGGTGGGGAccaccagctccctgccccGCGGGACCTcaccttcctctctctccccagggCATCTTTGTGTTCCACGTGGTGAACTACAAGCCGCTGACGTACAATAAGACATATGTGTACCCGTGGTGGGGGGAAGCCATCGGCTGGGTCCTGGCGCTCTCCTCCATGCTCTGCATCCCCTGCACTGTTATCTACAAGCTCCTGCGCTGCAAAGGCTCCTTGCGCGAGGTGAGGTGCAATGGGATCGTTCCTGCCTCAGTCTCCACTCCATTCTCAGCTGTGGTTGTCCACCTCTTAGTCCTGTCCCCGGCCCAGTCCCGGCCATATTCAAATTCCACCATCCACATTGCCATTTCAGTCCCATCCACAGCCAGGTCCCATCCCTGTTTTCATCACTGTCTCATTCCTATCCAAATCACGTGCCTGTCCCGGTGGTCTCACTCCCACCAAAATCTCGCCTCTGTCCCCATCACTGTCTCATTCCCAATCTTACCTGATTCCATTGATGCTTACATCACTGTCTCAGtcctatccctatccctgtcGCAGCTGAATCCTGTGCCTGTCCCCATCACTGTCTCTTTGCAATTCCTGTCCTTCTCTCAATTTCACTTAGTCCTTTTCCCATCCTAGGCTCACCCCCATCCAAATCCCGTTCCTGTCTTCATTGCTCTCATTCCTATCAGATTCCCATCCCCACTGCTGTCTCACTCCCAGCCTCACCCAAACCCCTTCCTTGCTGACATCACCATCTTAATCCTGTCAGCGTctcattcccatccctgtccccatgcaatctctgtctctttctcaaTTCCATTTcaatcccttccctgtcccagtcTCACCTCCGCCCTCATCCAAATCCCATCCCTTTCCTACTCCTGTGCATTGCGGGGAATTCGCCAATCTGGGTCCAGGCTGTCCCAGTGCCGTTGTCCCTGGGTGCTGACACCATGTCCCCACAGCGCTGGCAGCTCCTGACCACTCCAATCTGGGGCCAACACCATCTGGAGTACCTGACGCCAGAGGCAGAAGCCAAGCTGCTggccccagagccccccaagGAGAAGGCGACGCTCTTCGAGACTGTGATCTGAGCGTGGGGAGGGTCGCGCTGCTCCCGCCCGCCA encodes:
- the SLC6A8 gene encoding sodium- and chloride-dependent creatine transporter 1 encodes the protein MDFIMSCVGFAVGLGNVWRFPYLCYKNGGGVFLIPYLLIVFVGGIPIFFLEVALGQFMKQGGIAAWNIAPLFKGLGLASMVIVFFCNSYYIMILVWGLFYLVHSLTDTLPWATCGHSWNTEQCTELFNLDLCHNDSTNATASTWTFNCTDMTNKRSPVIEFWENKVLRLSGGLSEPGEMNWQMILCLVITWVVVYFCIWKGVKSTGKIVYFTALFPYVVLILLLFHGATLPGALGGIIYYLKPDWSKLVEAQVWIDAGTQVFFSYAIGLGALTALGSYNRFHNNCYRDAYILAVINSCTSFFAGFVVFSVLGFMASEQGVDISMVAESGPGLAFIAYPKAVTLMPLSPLWATLFFTMLLVLGLDSQFVGVEGFITGILDLFPQPGAGSLRREITAALCCVICCLIDLSMVTQGGMYVFQLFDNYSASGITLLWQAFWECVVIAWVYGADRFMDDVARMIGYRPLPVMKWCWAVVTPLVCVGIFVFHVVNYKPLTYNKTYVYPWWGEAIGWVLALSSMLCIPCTVIYKLLRCKGSLRERWQLLTTPIWGQHHLEYLTPEAEAKLLAPEPPKEKATLFETVI